The proteins below are encoded in one region of Ostrea edulis chromosome 3, xbOstEdul1.1, whole genome shotgun sequence:
- the LOC125674054 gene encoding GTPase IMAP family member 5-like isoform X1, whose translation MELSQSCEGQIKESSEPEVIKILFLGGIGGGKSSTINTIVGHTECETGDTFIVGKQITEKTQIVTYKADRVLQFIDTPDIEELHQDKRFNELRRQGFHAVILVIPVKEHVRNMKMLSQLGKLLGSDCLKFLIVLLTFKENLKDSSLEEFIEILELDLKNFIKRCPKRIVEISNSDLSLEHSRSQREFFIKALEEVLQETKGDVITKPSRIQNRVKCCGYLLMNLLLFVFKLFVLLSFLLYLFINYYGDIFLFIADA comes from the coding sequence ATGGAATTAAGCCAAAGCTGCGAAGGTCAAATCAAAGAGTCATCTGAGCCGGaagtaattaaaattttgttccTCGGTGGTATCGGAGGCGGGAAAAGTTCTACAATAAACACGATTGTGGGCCACACAGAATGTGAAACCGGTGATACTTTCATTGTTGGAAAACAGATAACAGAAAAAACTCAGATTGTTACATATAAAGCAGACCGGGTACTGCAGTTCATTGACACTCCCGATATAGAAGAACTTCACCAAGACAAAAGGTTCAACGAATTACGTAGGCAAGGTTTTCACGCTGTGATATTAGTCATCCCCGTAAAGGAACACGTTCGGAACATGAAGATGCTCAGTCAATTAGGGAAATTACTAGGAAGTGATTGTCTGAAGTTTCTCATCGTGCTTCttacttttaaagaaaatttaaagGACTCAAGTCTTGAAGAATTTATAGAAATATTGGAACTGGACTTGAAGAATTTCATTAAACGATGTCCGAAACGAATCGTTGAAATCAGTAACAGTGATTTGTCTTTAGAACATTCAAGGAGTCAGAGAGAGTTCTTCATCAAAGCTCTGGAAGAAGTATTGCAAGAAACAAAGGGGGACGTTATTACAAAACCATCGAGAATCCAGAATCGAGTGAAATGTTGCGGGTACCTGTTAATGAATTTACTGTTGTTTGTCTTCAAACTGTTTgttcttctttcttttcttttatacTTATTTATAAACTACTATGGAgacattttcctttttattgCAGATGCTTAA
- the LOC125674047 gene encoding GTPase IMAP family member 9-like, translating into MSSDISPSLVNLAYLINADIVILTPILRGLLQEKISLVKLREKCATIPELSSDIPEVSGFDDFHLTQLYKYLRYICTDDYEPTNGWGVKDYAALIENVTVGDDIEKIKLIHDEIYEAVKKETMSEENFKMWWERLINICARLQSTQLSELRDIRGLNVDFNTYSGLIEKFKFIEQEAPPERPEYQPGQQYKEKAAQEKEVRIILLGKLGAGKSTSGNAILGDTYFTAGSSWKTVTCECSYAFTTRNGKRYQLYDTPGFGKVRDQEGLIHDEIKRCLFFAAPGFHVLALVISCAERLTEQDQEALEKLDKLLGESACRYIIIIFTRVKSRDILLRMISEAPEISKLNARCDCRYVWFGNSEKEIPSGSIDEFYKLVHVVMLNNAKRGNVHYQHKLFKRAQVLIEKHAKTLRQQNVNMSEEEARDRAREISINGGSPYDNEIMKETEESCCIII; encoded by the exons ATGTCGTCTGATATATCCCCTAGTCTCGTCAATTTAGCGTATCTGATCAATGCAGATATCGTAATTCTAACACCCATTCTGCGAGGCCTATTACAAGAAAAAATTTCACTGGTTAAACTTAGAGAAAAGTGTGCCACCATTCCAGAATTATCTTCTGATATACCTGAAGTTTCAGGGTTTGATGATTTTCATCTAACGCAGTTATACAAGTACCTAAGATACATATGTACAGATGATTATGAGCCAACTAATGGTTGGGGTGTCAAGGACTATGCTGCTCTTATTGAAAATGTTACCGTCGGGGATGATATAGAAAAAATCAAACTGATTCATGATGAAATATACGAAGCAGTGAAGAAGGAGACGATGTCTGAAGAGAATTTCAAGATGTGGTGGGAGCGTCTCATTAACATATGTGCACGTCTGCAAAGCACGCAGCTAAGTGAGCTGAGAGATATAAGAGGGTTGAATGTTGACTTCAATACATACAGTGGATTGATCGAGAAGTTCAAGTTCATCGAACAGGAAG CACCACCAGAGAGACCGGAATACCAACCTGGACAGCAATACAAGGAGAAGGCTGCTCAGG AGAAAGAAGTGAGAATTATACTTTTGGGAAAACTGGGAGCTGGGAAAAGTACTTCGGGAAATGCTATTCTGGGAGATACTTATTTTACAGCTGGGAGCAGTTGGAAGACCGTCACATGCGAGTGTTCCTATGCATTCACTACAAGAAACGGTAAACGATATCAATTGTACGATACTCCAGGGTTTGGAAAAGTAAGAGACCAAGAGGGATTAATTCATGACGAAATAAAACGATGTCTCTTCTTTGCTGCTCCAGGTTTCCATGTGTTAGCACTTGTAATCTCGTGCGCAGAACGACTGACGGAACAAGACCAAGAAGCACTAGAAAAGCTTGACAAATTGTTAGGAGAATCGGCGTGTAGATATATAATCATCATTTTTACACGTGTGAAAAGTCGAGACATTCTTCTACGAATGATATCCGAAGCACCAGAAATTTCTAAGTTGAATGCGAGGTGTGATTGTAGATATGTATGGTTTGGAAATAGTGAGAAAGAAATTCCCTCGGGGTCTATAGATGAATTCTATAAGCTGGTTCACGTAGTTATGCTTAATAACGCCAAAAGGGGAAATGTACATTATCAACACAAGCTTTTCAAAAGAGCACAAGTGTTGATAGAAAAGCATGCAAAAACGTTACGACAGCAGAATGTTAACATGTCTGAAGAGGAAGCCAGAGACAGAGCGCGCGAAATTTCAATAAATGGCGGTTCACCCTATGACAATGAAATTATGAAGGAAACAGAGGAATCATGCTGTATCATAATCTGA
- the LOC125674054 gene encoding GTPase IMAP family member 5-like isoform X2: protein MELSQSCEGQIKESSEPEVIKILFLGGIGGGKSSTINTIVGHTECETGDTFIVGKQITEKTQIVTYKADRVLQFIDTPDIEELHQDKRFNELRRQGFHAVILVIPVKEHVRNMKMLSQLGKLLGSDCLKFLIVLLTFKENLKDSSLEEFIEILELDLKNFIKRCPKRIVEISNSDLSLEHSRSQREFFIKALEEVLQETKGDVITKPSRIQNRVKCCGCLNE, encoded by the exons ATGGAATTAAGCCAAAGCTGCGAAGGTCAAATCAAAGAGTCATCTGAGCCGGaagtaattaaaattttgttccTCGGTGGTATCGGAGGCGGGAAAAGTTCTACAATAAACACGATTGTGGGCCACACAGAATGTGAAACCGGTGATACTTTCATTGTTGGAAAACAGATAACAGAAAAAACTCAGATTGTTACATATAAAGCAGACCGGGTACTGCAGTTCATTGACACTCCCGATATAGAAGAACTTCACCAAGACAAAAGGTTCAACGAATTACGTAGGCAAGGTTTTCACGCTGTGATATTAGTCATCCCCGTAAAGGAACACGTTCGGAACATGAAGATGCTCAGTCAATTAGGGAAATTACTAGGAAGTGATTGTCTGAAGTTTCTCATCGTGCTTCttacttttaaagaaaatttaaagGACTCAAGTCTTGAAGAATTTATAGAAATATTGGAACTGGACTTGAAGAATTTCATTAAACGATGTCCGAAACGAATCGTTGAAATCAGTAACAGTGATTTGTCTTTAGAACATTCAAGGAGTCAGAGAGAGTTCTTCATCAAAGCTCTGGAAGAAGTATTGCAAGAAACAAAGGGGGACGTTATTACAAAACCATCGAGAATCCAGAATCGAGTGAAATGTTGCGG ATGCTTAAATGAGTGA